In Chitinophagales bacterium, the following are encoded in one genomic region:
- the rsmA gene encoding 16S rRNA (adenine(1518)-N(6)/adenine(1519)-N(6))-dimethyltransferase RsmA, with protein sequence MEKMLAKKSLGQHFLADENIAKKIVDTFLVKNNKSATLEIGPGTGMLTKYFIDERDFDFYAVEFDERMVNFLKTKFPSLQKKIFFDDFLEMDLNKIECNSFNIIGNFPYNISSQIVFKILENKSRIPLMVGMFQKEVAQRITSVHGNKEYGILSVLVQSFYDCEYLFDVPAMSFLPPPKVTSAVICMRRKAEQKQIINEKLLRKMVKAAFGKRRKTLRNGLGELNLSPEIIARPVFSLRPEQLSVNEWIELSNQIAATTTIQN encoded by the coding sequence ATTGAAAAAATGCTTGCGAAAAAATCATTGGGTCAGCACTTTTTGGCGGACGAAAATATAGCCAAAAAGATTGTTGATACATTCCTTGTAAAAAATAATAAATCTGCCACACTTGAGATAGGCCCAGGAACAGGTATGCTGACAAAGTATTTTATTGATGAAAGGGATTTTGATTTTTATGCAGTGGAATTTGATGAGCGGATGGTGAATTTTTTAAAAACCAAATTTCCGTCCCTGCAAAAGAAAATTTTTTTTGATGATTTTTTGGAAATGGATCTTAATAAGATCGAGTGTAATTCCTTTAACATTATAGGGAATTTCCCGTACAATATTTCTTCACAAATTGTTTTTAAAATACTTGAGAATAAATCCCGCATTCCATTAATGGTAGGGATGTTTCAAAAAGAGGTAGCACAGCGCATTACCTCTGTGCATGGTAATAAGGAATATGGAATTTTAAGCGTATTGGTGCAGAGCTTTTATGATTGTGAATATTTATTTGATGTTCCTGCAATGAGCTTTTTGCCTCCACCCAAGGTCACCTCGGCAGTAATCTGCATGAGGCGAAAAGCGGAACAAAAGCAAATTATTAATGAAAAATTATTACGGAAAATGGTAAAGGCCGCTTTTGGAAAAAGGCGAAAAACGCTTCGCAATGGACTTGGTGAATTGAATCTTAGTCCTGAAATTATAGCTCGGCCTGTTTTTAGCCTTCGTCCTGAACAGTTATCGGTTAATGAATGGATCGAACTAAGCAACCAAATAGCTGCTACCACAACTATTCAAAATTAA
- a CDS encoding leucyl aminopeptidase family protein, with protein MKITLSRKVLQKDHSIILANKDSDLNAIGLPEEYIDIIKNQLKKDIKQIVIPSPAQIIYFVSVDESKEIYKTAESFRKAGNKALGIIHKHKLAGITIRNISSFKKAALFFAEGMALGNYQFIRYKKDAAKESFVFNEIKILDQNITEEEVNKLQAIVDSVYMVRDWVNTPANYLNATDLADAIVHASKESGFKTEVFNKTKIAALKMGGLLAVNQGSVDPPTFIIMEYKPKNAINKKPIILIGKGVVYDTGGLSLKPTTSMDYMKCDMAGAATITGAISCAAKTKLPLHVIGLVPATDNRPGLNAFAPGDVITMHNGMTVEMLNSDAEGRMILGDALSFARQYKPELVIDVATLTGAAHRAVGDHAIVYMGTASEQVKEDLEDCGMQVYERLVEFPLWDEYGEMLKSDIADIKNVGGALAGAITAGKFLERFTDYPWIHFDIAGVAYFQTSMGYKGKNASAIGMRLLYRFLEKRSQQNS; from the coding sequence ATGAAAATAACCCTTAGTCGAAAAGTTTTACAAAAGGATCATTCTATAATTTTAGCAAATAAAGATTCTGATTTAAACGCAATAGGATTGCCTGAGGAATATATTGATATTATTAAAAATCAATTAAAAAAAGACATAAAGCAAATAGTGATTCCTTCCCCGGCACAAATTATTTATTTTGTATCAGTAGATGAATCAAAAGAAATCTATAAAACAGCCGAAAGTTTCCGGAAAGCAGGGAACAAAGCGCTTGGAATTATACACAAACATAAGCTCGCTGGTATAACTATCAGGAATATCAGCAGCTTCAAAAAAGCAGCTCTTTTTTTTGCTGAGGGAATGGCTCTTGGGAACTATCAATTTATAAGGTATAAAAAAGATGCAGCGAAAGAAAGCTTTGTATTTAACGAAATTAAAATACTGGATCAAAACATTACTGAAGAAGAGGTAAATAAGCTGCAGGCCATAGTGGATTCAGTATATATGGTAAGGGATTGGGTGAACACACCAGCCAATTATTTAAATGCCACCGATCTGGCAGATGCAATCGTGCATGCATCAAAAGAATCAGGTTTTAAAACTGAGGTATTTAATAAGACCAAAATAGCTGCTTTGAAGATGGGTGGATTGCTTGCAGTGAATCAGGGAAGTGTTGACCCACCAACCTTCATTATTATGGAATATAAACCAAAGAATGCTATTAATAAAAAACCAATAATATTGATAGGGAAAGGCGTTGTATATGATACCGGTGGCCTAAGTCTGAAGCCAACCACCTCCATGGACTATATGAAATGTGATATGGCTGGCGCCGCAACCATCACCGGAGCCATAAGTTGCGCTGCCAAAACGAAGTTGCCCCTTCATGTTATCGGCCTGGTGCCTGCTACTGATAACAGGCCCGGTCTGAACGCCTTTGCTCCCGGTGATGTAATCACAATGCATAATGGGATGACTGTTGAAATGCTGAATAGTGATGCAGAAGGAAGAATGATTCTTGGCGATGCATTAAGTTTTGCACGTCAATATAAACCTGAACTGGTTATAGATGTGGCTACTCTTACAGGTGCGGCGCACCGGGCAGTTGGCGATCACGCAATTGTATATATGGGAACAGCTTCCGAACAAGTAAAAGAGGATCTGGAAGATTGCGGAATGCAGGTATATGAACGGTTGGTGGAATTTCCCCTATGGGATGAATATGGTGAAATGCTTAAAAGTGATATCGCAGATATTAAAAATGTAGGCGGTGCTTTAGCAGGCGCTATTACCGCTGGCAAGTTTTTAGAAAGATTTACTGATTATCCCTGGATTCATTTTGATATTGCCGGAGTTGCTTATTTTCAGACATCGATGGGCTATAAAGGCAAAAATGCTTCTGCTATTGGAATGAG